The genomic stretch AATAGGAGGAAAGGGTATGCACGATTCAGGGTCCACAAGTGGCTGGGGGAAGTAGGGCGATACTTTAGCGGGCCTGGCAAGTGCTGGTTTTGCAGGATTGACGCAAGATTTAACCAGAGACGCGCCATTGACTGGGGTTCTAGGAGACTCTGTGAAGCTCTCCACGATGTGATCTCTTGGGGGCGATATACGTAGTGTGGGATGGGACAGGAAAGGGTTGTCATTGATAGAACTGGTATCATCAGGTATGTCACTCAAATCAGACCCTGACGAAAGAAAGTCGGGTGGCAGCCCCAAATCCTTCAATATAAGGAGGGTCTCTTCAGGTATCGAATGTTTAGGCAACTGTGTGTTACTCCTGAGAGCACAAGTTCTCCCTCCCTTACTCTGCCTTAATGATAGGCTAAAATATTTCGACCTCACCTCAGCGCAGGTGGTCAATCCTTGCGAATCATCGGGGTTTAAAAATCCATATCCCAAAATGGGTCATCCATGGACACTGCCTTGCGCGGCAATGAAATGCTCTTTGCTGGGTGCTCCTGTGATATTGGGCCTGCGATATGAGTGGCCTGTTGGTCACCTTTTCGGGAAAGCCGGTTACTCTCAGGTATCGTCTCCGACTTTTcagatcttcttttttcttgacGGTCAAGTCGCCTTTTATTTTTGTCATCgcacctcttcttcttcttcttcttcttctttctcttttcgcGGTTTTCAGCGATTTTTTGTAGTTCATCTTTTGAATGAGAACTTGGGAGGTCTGCAGAAGAAACGGTGCGCTTTTTGGACGATTCCTTCCGCGCAATGTCCTCTTGAGAAGCTGGTTGGATTCtcttgttgctgttgacatCATTCTTAGAGGTGGAATTATGATATCGAGGCATTGGCAACGACGACTCCTTGCTAGAGATGCTCCGCTCATTACCTCTGTGGTTTGAAGGGGTAGTTGGTGCTTTGGGAGTAGCATGTTCAATTACCACTCTTCCATGTTTTGCATTCTCAGGGTGGATGTGATGAGAGGTAGGCGTACGTTGGAGATCGGACTGGGGAACTGGGGCCTTTTCCAGAACTTGGATATCCGTGGAAGGGGACTTAGAGATCGCAATCGCAGAATCGTCGCTATCAATATTTATGACTTCTCGCACGTCTTGTTTGCTAGGGACCATCGAAATGTCagatttctttgtcttcgtcttctttgtttttgtcttttccctTGCCTGGTCAATACTagtcctcttcctctttcggtCTTTCTTCGACTTGCTTCGTGACCGATGCTCAAGCACGTTCTCgtcatcaatctcatcaCCAAACTCCGACCCTTCCTTGTCAGCGTCGGCAACCATACAAACTTCGAGATACGTCTTCTTGATCCATTTTGTAAGCACACCCAGGGCACCTTCATCCATGCCAGAGTAGGAAGCCTCCCGTCGCACATCACTTATGAACCTGCGCCGCACAGATCGTTTAACTGGATACGCGCCTTCGCGCATGAAAGGATGATCAACAAGGAATCTCACAAGACGATTATGTTCCTCCTCCGAAACTGAAGCGAAAACAAATCTCTCCTCTGAGACTTCCTCAAAATTCTCATCGTCGCAGGCATCGACATCAATTACAGAAGAAGCCCGAGCAGCAGACCCGACCTCATTATCCGGAGCATAAATACCCACATCCCCAAGCCTGCGTTTCTCAAGTTGCTCTAGCTTAATCTTAACGACAGAATCCGCAGGATCCTCCCGTCTGACCACTTTGTTCCCACTCTGACACTCCTCAgagtcatcttcatcttccgtgCTCTCCATTTTTTGAATAACCCTATGCGCCACAGGTCTCTTCTTAGCCACCTTACTTGGAAAGTAAGGCGACGCCTTATGCCCCGAGCTCCCAAGGCCAGAGTCTCTCGCCATGCTAGCCTTCCTCTCACAGGtcccatccatcatcttAGTGCCGGAGTACGCATCAAAGCTATTCTCAAAACTAGCCTGATCGGATAGAATCTCATCAACCGTTCGGCGGAAGTAATCCTCGTCAAAGGATTCATAGGAATCGAGATCGAAGGCGGGAGGAGAGACAACGACGGAGACAGGCTTGGGGTCATTCATGACAAGGGACTGATCGGGCGTCTTTTTGCGCTCCgctgaaggaggagggatGTCGCTTTGAGGCTCTTGGCTAGAGAACAGGGAGACGACTCGCTTGATTATGCTATTCATCCGGTCGAGTGGTGGTAGGACGGTGTACTAGGGCCGGGCATGTTCAGGGTAGAGGAAAGGGTGGCGTTGGTCAAACGGCTAACACAATCGTTGTGGTGTTAGTGGGGTTCGCTTTCGATGAATGGTTCAGTGGGTGTATTCACTGCTTGGGGGGTGGAATTGTCATAGCCCAATGTTGCAAACCCTCGCTCCTATGCGCCAGCTAGAGCTCCACCATGATCCCGGGTTGAGAAGATGTAGGGCCGAGAGATGTAAGTGAATTGGCGTAGGAAACACAAATGATATTAGTTGTGAAATCGGCGAAGTAGAATGTTTGGTAGGTTGGTAATTGAGTGCGTGTAAGCCAATATTCTAGGTCGTTACTTCCTGGATGAATGCAGCATCACTGATAGGAAATGTGTGGACGCGAGACGCGGTGAACGCGCACGGACCAATTGGATATTAATCATAACCTTAAGTGGTAGCCAAGGATGAGTTATAAGTCGTTCATGTTCTCATTGTCAAGTAGTCGTCCGGTAAACATGTAGACTTATTTGTTCAATCGCCATTGGCCAAAATTCCGTCTCCCAGTCATATAACAATTCATTCTTGTACCCTACACAAATATAGCCGGAGTACATATTATTTCAACACTCGTTTTACTGTATCTGTAAATTATATATGGTCACATCAGCGAAGAAGTGACAAGCTTAGGACCGGCGGAGAGTCGGCGTCGTCAAGCATATCCACAAGATTTCTCTTTGTATATGTATTCGCAATCGATGagccttctttctatatcttcAGATGTCTTTCCAAGTTCCCATATAAGTTTGTCGATGCTCGAAATATGTCAAAAGATAGGTTTGATCTATCATTGTGACCGTGATGGCAGATAGCCCGTAGACTGCATAGCTGCAGCTAGAAAGTAGTCCTCAGACCGCGAAACCACCAGAGTCAAGCTGCCTAGGCTCCCCAGCGGCATCGAACGTTCCGTTCGGTAGTACCCGGATTGCTTGCGCAGTGCTGTCTCCTGGAGCGACCCAGGTCACATTGTGACCTAGAGATTTCATGAAAGCAACCGTCTCATTGTTGTAGGTATACTCGAATCTGACCTGATTGGGGATCAATTGATCGTGAAGACGTGGTCTAGCCAAAGCCTCGGCTGCCGACAAGCCCTCATCGACAGCATGGATGATGTTCTGTACAGTCGCTGTAATGATTCGACTACCCCCAGCCGAACCTgcaacgaagaagacagaTCCATTCTGATGCGTCACAATGGTTGGAGTAATAGAAGACAGAGGTCGCTTCCCGGGTCGAATGAAGTTCGCCTCCGATGGGACGTATCCAAATGCGTTGGACGAGCCGGGTGTTGAGAAGTCTGAATCGTATCAGCAGGTAGGTTCAGGGCTGGAGCAGAGGCTTTCTGGGAGATCACCAACCATCCATTTCATTGTTCATAATTATTCCCGTCTCTGGCACCATGACTTTACTGCCGAAAAGCAAGTTGATGGTTGTGATAGTGGAAATAGTAAGTCCAGTATGATCAACAGCAGCGATATGCGACGTTCCGGGGCTGAATCGGTTAGTACAACCGGTAAATGAGAATTTGCGAGTGTGCGCTTACGTGTCAAGGCTCTCGAGGCCTTTAGGATCATAAGCAGACACGTTCTGTGTGTGCAAGTCGGAAATTTTCCCACGAATCTCATCAATAGTCGACTGTTCCAGCATATCTTTCTGGTATTCATCTAATCCTTCGAGGAAGTACGGATCACCTAGTTCGGTTCTCTTGATATCGAGTTAGCTAGGTGTTGGGGTCAATATAAAGGGATGCAGCTACGTACCAGTCCATATCCGAAACGTATAGCTTCATCCAAACGATGCGTGCTAAGATTTACGTTGTCGGGTACCATGAAGCTGTCGTAAGTATCCAAAACCTTAAGGATGTTCAAGGCGACAGTGCCGCTGGATGGCGCGCTAGTTCCAATAACTCTATACCCTCGATAGTCAATCTGCGAGGTGTCTCGGATAGCAATGGTGTAGTTACGTAGGTCTTCTAGCGTCATTGTGCCGTTCGCAGCTTGCAGCGCCTGTATCATGGTTTCCGCAATTGGACCGGTATAAAAAGCATCCGGGCCGTTGTTGGCAATTGTCTCCAGCGTGTCTGCGTAGCGTTTACGGGTGATGGTATCTCCAAGACCGAGACGAGTTCCATTAGGGGCAAAGTCAATAGCCCATGTCGGATCCTTAGACAGGAAGTCTTCCCCATCCCCGACGGCCGAGTTCATATAACGAACGAGATCACGACCAACCGGGAAACCTTGACGGGCTGTCTGGATGGCTGGCTGCATGATGGTCGACCATGGAAGAGAACCATACTTCTTGTGAAGGTATTCCAGGCCTCGCACCTCACCAGGAACGCCACTTGGTGCATATTAGTCCTCTGTTCCTCGGCTTGATTGAGGGAGTGCCTGTTACCTTGCCAAACCCCCAGATGTGGATGCGTCGGTGTTGTTCTTGAACATTTCCTCGAACGCGGCTGCAGGCGCTGTTTCGCGGAAATCGATGAATTCGTACGAACCGTTAGGGGCTCTCACTAACATAAACCCTCCTCCAGCGATCCCACTGTGGTACATTCCTGGTACCCGTCAGTTAACATATCTTCCCCGCTACTTTTATTTATCTCACCAACAACCCCTACACAGAATATTGTCGCAACTAACTGCATTGTATCTCAGCCAGGTCAATATAACTAAGAGACTAAGTCACTATCACTTACGGCGTCGGCAGCATTTCCGCCTATCTTCAGCATTTCTGTCCCATGACGACTGCAAATAGCACTCTCGCTAGCCACTGCTCCGAGCTTGCCCTCCTCGAAATGCTCAACTGTATTGGCGCTTCGCGAGTCGTAGTGAGCCGACGGCTCTAGTGGTGAAGAGAGCACATCCGGTAGATGTATCAACGCCAGAACTAGTATGAAGCTGAGGGATAACGTATTCCTTAAAAAACGATACATGGTTGAGGGTCTTTCCGTCTCGTCACTCGGCCAGCCAGTGGTTGGTTCGGCGCCCTGAAGGTCGCGGGCTGTTAAAAGTGGCTGTCAAGGTCACCAACCAGGTACTGCTACTAAAATAATACAAATAATGCCCAGAGATGGCGCAATGTCAGGACAAGAGAACGAGCAACTTATATCTACCTGTTTCTCCACATCTCGGCCCGATATGTCTTGGACCCCTGGTCCAACCAATTCACTGGGTTTGGTTAAACTCATTCCGGCGTATTGAGTTAGGATGTGGGGTTTGCATCTGTGATGTTGAGAAATAAGAAGACAGGAACGGAATATGACAAAAATATAAGCCGAAGAAAGGATTTCATAATGAATTAGATAGATGGTACATAGTGTAAAAAATACGATGGAACACAAGATAAGGAGGCTATCACTGACTGCGCCCGGCAAAGGAGAGGTACAACCTAGAGATAACAACACCGCCAGATCTCCGCATTCTCCGTACATGAACAGATAAGCGCGGGTAACGTGGTGGAGTCATCTGATAGCCTGCCGGATCAGGCAGGGATATCCATGGGTCCAGCGGGTCGGTGACTCGGTGACTCGGTGGCTGGGTATCAGCCGTCTATTGCTcgatacggagtatattgcGCGGGCTTTGGTTCGCAAGGGATCAAGCTATTACATAATAGCTATCAGCCACATCTCCGCATTTGATGGTCCTATCGCTGATCCTGCTGTCAAGCGTCAactttctccatctttgtTTGGCTGTCTTGGTTtgctttccattttctttctaggtttccctccttcttgttcaaGATCGTGACCACTTGTCAAGGTCCACCGCTTGCCTTGTCCATGCAACAGTCTCTTTCCACTCAGGCGGGATTTCCTTAAGTGGTTGCAGCACTGTTGATACAAGCCGGCGTCCCCAGTCTCTGACAAACCATCTGTcagagagaagatgcatgCCGACGCCGTAATGGAGAAATAGTATACGGGCCATCCAATCGCCCTCTTTGAGGAGGTCCACATAAGCATCGCTGATCCTAACAGGCAATGCAATAACTCCTCCCTCGCGTCCGCCTAATGGTCGCTTAACTGCTTCGTTTAAGAACTCCCAGATGTCCTGGTTTACTTCTCTGCGAGActcatcaacatcgtcaaTCATTCCTCGTATACGAGCTAGGGACTCCAGTAGGGCGCTCAAATGATGTCAGTAATAGCCCCTTCACGTTTATGTATACCAATATGTCAGGAACACCAAATACCTTCGTAATTGGATAAGTTTCGGGTCTTGTTGTCTAAAGCAGGGTTAGCCTTAAATATACAAGGTGCGGCAGTCGAGCGTGAGGTACTTACTCTTttggaagctcttcttctAAATCCTCGGCGTCTTTGTATCGTAACCATCCCGCTAGTTCGCCTGGATGCTCCATCTTACCGAGTTGgtggaaaaaaaaggcgcAACCAGCAAGCAGTCTACGGATCTCCAAGATCTGTCCCAGAGGATCGAATGGCTGGTCGTCTTTGGAAACGCAAGGGTAGGCGTATGAGCATAacatgatgaggatggagCAAATGAAAGCTGGTCCAGAATACTCAACAGAGAATTCAGCCAACACGCGGCTCATGGCAGAGCAGGAGCGATTCTGATACTTCAGAGCGCACTCAACCCATTGGCGGTTATCACCCGTCTCTTTCGAGGCCAAATGTAGGGCAGAAAATGCCAATAGGGCATCCAGGCAGAAT from Aspergillus oryzae RIB40 DNA, chromosome 1 encodes the following:
- a CDS encoding putative pre-mRNA splicing factor (predicted protein), translating into MNSIIKRVVSLFSSQEPQSDIPPPSAERKKTPDQSLVMNDPKPVSVVVSPPAFDLDSYESFDEDYFRRTVDEILSDQASFENSFDAYSGTKMMDGTCERKASMARDSGLGSSGHKASPYFPSKVAKKRPVAHRVIQKMESTEDEDDSEECQSGNKVVRREDPADSVVKIKLEQLEKRRLGDVGIYAPDNEVGSAARASSVIDVDACDDENFEEVSEERFVFASVSEEEHNRLVRFLVDHPFMREGAYPVKRSVRRRFISDVRREASYSGMDEGALGVLTKWIKKTYLEVCMVADADKEGSEFGDEIDDENVLEHRSRSKSKKDRKRKRTSIDQAREKTKTKKTKTKKSDISMVPSKQDVREVINIDSDDSAIAISKSPSTDIQVLEKAPVPQSDLQRTPTSHHIHPENAKHGRVVIEHATPKAPTTPSNHRGNERSISSKESSLPMPRYHNSTSKNDVNSNKRIQPASQEDIARKESSKKRTVSSADLPSSHSKDELQKIAENREKRKKKKKKKKRCDDKNKRRLDRQEKRRSEKSETIPESNRLSRKGDQQATHIAGPISQEHPAKSISLPRKAVSMDDPFWDMDF
- a CDS encoding uncharacterized protein (gamma-glutamyltransferase), translating into MSRVLAEFSVEYSGPAFICSILIMLCSYAYPCVSKDDQPFDPLGQILEIRRLLAGCAFFFHQLGKMEHPGELAGWLRYKDAEDLEEELPKDGVPGEVRGLEYLHKKYGSLPWSTIMQPAIQTARQGFPVGRDLVRYMNSAVGDGEDFLSKDPTWAIDFAPNGTRLGLGDTITRKRYADTLETIANNGPDAFYTGPIAETMIQALQAANGTMTLEDLRNYTIAIRDTSQIDYRGYRVIGTSAPSSGTVALNILKVLDTYDSFMVPDNVNLSTHRLDEAIRFGYGLRTELGDPYFLEGLDEYQKDMLEQSTIDEIRGKISDLHTQNVSAYDPKGLESLDTPGTSHIAAVDHTGLTISTITTINLLFGSKVMVPETGIIMNNEMDDFSTPGSSNAFGYVPSEANFIRPGKRPLSSITPTIVTHQNGSVFFVAGSAGGSRIITATVQNIIHAVDEGLSAAEALARPRLHDQLIPNQVRFEYTYNNETVAFMKSLGHNVTWVAPGDSTAQAIRVLPNGTFDAAGEPRQLDSGGFAV